The nucleotide sequence GCGGAGAAGTTTTGACAGACGACTTCAAAGAGCCGGCATTCGAGAAAGCCGGAATCGAAGTCTGTAAATTGATGCTCGAAATGCAGGAGAAGGGTATTCTTCCCATGCAGGTAGCCGACCCTGGCGTGTCCTTCCAGTCCGGGGAGAGCACAGTATTGATAACCGGTATCTGGACCATTAAGCCCTGGATGGAACAATTGGGTGAGGATTTCGGTTATGCGGTAGCTCCTCAGCTAGGCAACACTAAGGCCGTGTTTGGAGGCTCTCACGTACTGGCGATGCCAAGAGTCATGGTCGAAGATCCTAAGACACTTGATGCCGCGACAACATTCATCAAGTATCTGTGGGACCATGCGATAGATTGGTACGAAGCGGGACAGACTCCTGCGAGAAAATCGATCGCCGAGAGTCAGGAGCTGAAAGATAGACTGCCTCACATTTACGCAGTGTCTCAGGATTCCGAATACGTAAGGCAGTTCCAGATGTTCCCGCTGATATCGGAAATCGAGGCCGAAATAGCAGTCTACCTTGAGGAAGTACTGGTGCTGCACTCAATATCTCCTGAAGCCGGTATGAAGGAAGCTGCGTTTGCCGTTCAGGAAATCCTCGACGACTACTGGTCAAGAAACTGATCGTAAATAAGTAATCGCTCTACTTGGTGAAGGGAGGAGGAGTAATTGACACAATCACATTCTAAATCACCTAGACGGTTCCGCAGGGAGGTAGGATCGTGGCTGTTCCTTCTCCCTCACCTGTTCTTCTTCGCACTGTTTGTTGTAGTTCCACTGGTTTTTGGTCTCGTAATTAGTTTTTTCAACTGGAGTCTTCTCAAGGAAAATGTGTTCATCGGTTTTAACAACTAC is from Mesotoga infera and encodes:
- a CDS encoding extracellular solute-binding protein translates to MRKLMFLALALVVAVSLSFGVTITMMTPLTGADGAYMDEIVAKFNAEHPDIEVVHVVVESSLDMKNKLSMGIASKTAPEIMFIRKFDMPLYLEHFMGFTAEEWLNKYGIDTDDIFPGVLDGLVVDGKVVGIPMDIWLFYMAYNRGNFAEVGLDPDNPPKTREEFISAMEALIPITPPGLTPYYENPAWTWIWFHLLWQHGGEVLTDDFKEPAFEKAGIEVCKLMLEMQEKGILPMQVADPGVSFQSGESTVLITGIWTIKPWMEQLGEDFGYAVAPQLGNTKAVFGGSHVLAMPRVMVEDPKTLDAATTFIKYLWDHAIDWYEAGQTPARKSIAESQELKDRLPHIYAVSQDSEYVRQFQMFPLISEIEAEIAVYLEEVLVLHSISPEAGMKEAAFAVQEILDDYWSRN
- a CDS encoding sugar ABC transporter permease — its product is MTQSHSKSPRRFRREVGSWLFLLPHLFFFALFVVVPLVFGLVISFFNWSLLKENVFIGFNNY